In the Diorhabda carinulata isolate Delta chromosome 9, icDioCari1.1, whole genome shotgun sequence genome, one interval contains:
- the LOC130898013 gene encoding uncharacterized protein LOC130898013 isoform X1, giving the protein MAFVCPPKDSAEQQLKVIKNIKDIVENLEKSMTIGVKPICIPACIPIADYPKPAKSTTCCPPSCNVPVNSKREPPDVMVCYKTTKNHPKPSTDQSNARNEKIIKLKSAKSRELRGGIFYRGCDCCKWFGLQDDCLRTGCHGSPECLTNPPTCGPSQFCDGKHLRKKKDEKKQSNKSDHHLGDTRHCFKCYPAVIQDPVPAFML; this is encoded by the exons ATGGCGTTCGTTTGCCCACCGAAAGATTCGGCAGAACAACAACtcaaagttattaaaaatattaaagatatcgtcgaaaatttggaaaaatcgaTGACTATAGGTGTTAAACCGATATGTATTCCGGCGTGTATTCCTATAGCGGATTATCCAAAACCAGCTAAATCGACTACTTGTTGTCCACCAAGTTGTAATGTACCGGTTAATTCTAAACGAGAACCTCCGGACGTTATG gtATGTTACAAAACTACCAAGAATCATCCTAAACCATCAACGGACCAATCAAATGCACgcaacgaaaaaattattaaactcaAATCGGCTAAATCTCGTGAACTTAGAGGTGGTATTTTCTACAGAGGATGTGACTGCTGCAAATGGTTCG GTTTGCAGGACGATTGTTTGAGGACTGGTTGTCACGGTTCTCCGGAATGTCTGACAAACCCACCTACATGCGGACCTAGTCAATTCTGCGACGGTAAACATCTAAGGAAaaagaaagatgaaaaaaaGCAATCGAACAAATCTGATCATCATCTGGGCGATACCAGACATTGTTTTAAATGTTACCCGGCCGTAATACAAGATCCAGTACCTGCTTTCATGTTGTAG
- the LOC130898013 gene encoding uncharacterized protein LOC130898013 isoform X2 → MAFVCPPKDSAEQQLKVIKNIKDIVENLEKSMTIGVKPICIPACIPIADYPKPAKSTTCCPPSCNVPVNSKREPPDVMVCYKVCSKEPRGKQDKHGKVTGSNPKFDYRTSKALELRSSFFILCGCKRRNGLQDFCPRMECNGSPDCTPFPPRCGPSKFDPTYVGITEEQKLLEINKMRKGQNSKKACFKCFPAVIEETAICN, encoded by the exons ATGGCGTTCGTTTGCCCACCGAAAGATTCGGCAGAACAACAACtcaaagttattaaaaatattaaagatatcgtcgaaaatttggaaaaatcgaTGACTATAGGTGTTAAACCGATATGTATTCCGGCGTGTATTCCTATAGCGGATTATCCAAAACCAGCTAAATCGACTACTTGTTGTCCACCAAGTTGTAATGTACCGGTTAATTCTAAACGAGAACCTCCGGACGTTATG GTTTGTTACAAGGTTTGTTCGAAAGAACCACGTGGAAAACAAGATAAACACGGAAAGGTAACCGGCAGTAATCCAAAATTTGATTACAGAACTTCTAAAGCGCTTGAATTGAGATCgagttttttcatattatgcGGTTGCAAGCGACGCAACG GATTACAAGATTTTTGTCCTAGAATGGAATGCAACGGTTCGCCAGATTGTACACCTTTTCCGCCACGTTGCGGACCAAGTAAATTCGATCCAACTTATGTTGGCATTACCGAAGAGCAAAAATTACTCGAAATTAACAAAATGCGGAAAGGTCAAAATTCTAAAAAAGCATGTTTCAAATGTTTTCCTGCAGTTATTGAAGAAACTGCAATCTGTAACTGa